The Lysobacter capsici genome has a segment encoding these proteins:
- a CDS encoding LytR/AlgR family response regulator transcription factor gives MNVRPLRVLIVDDTRLARQELRTLLADLPDIELLGEADDVPAAQAAIARLRPDLVLLDIQMPSGTGFDVIDGLDSAPLVVFTTAYDQYAVRAFEANALDYLVKPVDASRLAAALQRARARLPEAPWLGAAPRGLLGADDQVFLREGERCWFVALREISRIVVDGNYARVWFRNECALLARSLSALEARLDPALFFRANRNTLVNLRAVKAIDLAVNDGFELELKDGSRIEVSRRQSRELRERLAL, from the coding sequence ATGAACGTCCGTCCCTTGCGCGTGCTGATTGTCGACGACACCCGTCTGGCGCGGCAGGAACTGCGCACCTTGCTCGCCGATCTGCCCGACATCGAGCTGCTCGGCGAAGCCGACGATGTGCCCGCGGCGCAGGCGGCGATCGCGCGGCTGCGTCCGGATCTGGTGCTGCTGGACATCCAGATGCCGTCGGGTACCGGGTTCGATGTGATCGACGGGCTCGACAGTGCGCCGCTGGTGGTGTTCACCACCGCGTACGACCAGTACGCGGTGCGCGCATTCGAAGCCAATGCGCTGGACTACCTGGTCAAGCCGGTCGACGCCTCGCGCCTGGCCGCGGCGCTGCAACGCGCGCGGGCGCGCCTGCCGGAAGCGCCGTGGCTCGGCGCCGCGCCGCGGGGGCTGTTGGGCGCGGACGATCAGGTGTTCCTGCGCGAAGGCGAGCGCTGCTGGTTCGTGGCGCTGCGCGAAATCAGCCGGATCGTGGTCGACGGCAATTACGCGCGGGTGTGGTTCCGCAACGAATGCGCGCTGCTCGCGCGCAGCCTGAGCGCGCTGGAGGCGAGGCTGGACCCGGCGCTGTTCTTCCGCGCCAACCGCAACACCCTGGTGAATCTGCGCGCGGTCAAGGCGATCGATCTGGCGGTCAACGACGGCTTCGAACTGGAGCTCAAGGACGGCAGCCGGATCGAAGTGTCGCGGCGGCAGTCGCGCGAGTTGCGCGAGCGCTTGGCGTTGTAG
- a CDS encoding M12 family metallo-peptidase, whose translation MSARHALLPLNVAIALSLGLAGAASAAEPAPLFSTPAASVARSLNSDLAYRAIKSDRAAVKIDLVRADAAQINETQEELLLNLAPGVNLKAHKLQAQRKPDGIVIWQGLVGDPNTQLKRINKFTGAELIDNPEESAIIVRQGEQMSGTVRTGGKLYRIDPLKNGGHTVSLINEALMPADHPAAAYSAKPIVPFLNDPKFDEAAANEKAPAVVRVMVVYTQAAANAVGNTLTKANLAITESNQSFANSAVNVRFELAGQYTNSYVSAGFNTDLSRFSGTSDGYLDNYHATRNSIAADVNVLIITDPAYCGLGYLNSNAASAFSVVGASCMTGYYSFAHEIGHNFGAHHDPSNGTNTVYPYGHGYWGPGNAWRTIMAYSCGSNCPRLNYWSNPNITYNGAPMGTAAKSNNARVLNERAATVAAFR comes from the coding sequence ATGTCCGCACGCCACGCACTATTGCCTCTGAATGTCGCCATCGCCCTCTCGCTGGGCCTGGCCGGTGCCGCCTCGGCCGCCGAACCGGCTCCGCTGTTCTCCACCCCCGCCGCCAGCGTCGCGCGCAGTCTCAACAGCGACCTGGCCTATCGGGCGATCAAGTCCGATCGCGCCGCGGTCAAGATCGACTTGGTCCGCGCCGATGCCGCGCAGATCAACGAAACCCAGGAAGAACTGCTGCTCAACCTCGCGCCCGGCGTCAATCTCAAGGCGCACAAGCTGCAGGCGCAGCGCAAGCCCGACGGCATCGTGATCTGGCAGGGCCTGGTCGGCGATCCCAACACCCAACTCAAGCGCATCAACAAGTTCACCGGCGCCGAGCTGATCGACAACCCGGAAGAGTCGGCCATCATCGTGCGCCAGGGCGAGCAGATGTCCGGCACCGTGCGCACCGGCGGCAAGCTTTATCGCATCGATCCGCTCAAGAACGGCGGCCACACCGTCAGCCTGATCAACGAAGCGCTGATGCCGGCCGATCATCCGGCCGCCGCGTACAGCGCCAAGCCGATCGTGCCGTTCCTCAACGATCCCAAGTTCGACGAAGCCGCGGCCAACGAGAAAGCGCCGGCGGTGGTGCGGGTGATGGTGGTCTACACCCAGGCCGCCGCCAACGCGGTCGGCAACACCCTGACCAAGGCCAACCTGGCGATCACCGAGAGCAACCAGAGCTTCGCCAACAGCGCGGTCAATGTGCGTTTCGAACTCGCCGGCCAGTACACCAACAGCTACGTCAGCGCCGGCTTCAACACCGACCTGAGCCGCTTCTCCGGCACCAGCGACGGCTACCTCGACAACTACCACGCCACCCGCAACTCCATCGCCGCCGACGTCAACGTGTTGATCATCACCGACCCGGCGTATTGCGGCCTGGGCTATCTCAACTCGAACGCGGCCAGCGCCTTCAGCGTGGTCGGCGCCAGCTGCATGACCGGCTACTACAGCTTCGCCCACGAGATCGGCCACAACTTCGGCGCGCACCACGATCCCAGCAACGGCACCAACACCGTCTATCCCTACGGCCACGGCTACTGGGGTCCAGGCAATGCGTGGCGCACGATCATGGCCTACAGCTGCGGCAGCAACTGTCCGCGTCTGAACTACTGGTCGAACCCGAACATCACCTACAACGGTGCGCCGATGGGCACCGCGGCCAAGAGCAACAACGCGCGCGTGTTGAACGAACGCGCGGCGACGGTGGCGGCGTTCCGCTGA
- a CDS encoding response regulator transcription factor, whose product MRILVIEDNQDIAANLGDFLEDRGHTVDFAADGITGLHLAVVHDFDAIVLDLNLPGLDGLEVCRKLRNEARKQTPVLMLTARDSLDNKLAGFDSGADDYLIKPFALQEVEVRLNALSRRGRGVQTRVLNAADLEYNLDTLEVRRQGKLLQLNPTALKILQALMEASPAVVTRQELETRVWGEELPDSDSLRVHIHGLRAVVDKPFDTPLIQTRHGIGYRIAAPESNG is encoded by the coding sequence ATGCGCATACTCGTGATCGAAGACAACCAAGACATCGCCGCCAACCTCGGCGACTTTCTTGAAGACCGCGGCCACACGGTGGATTTCGCCGCCGACGGCATCACCGGATTGCACTTGGCGGTCGTGCACGACTTCGACGCCATCGTTCTCGATCTGAACCTGCCGGGCCTCGACGGCCTGGAGGTCTGCCGCAAGTTACGCAACGAAGCGCGCAAGCAGACGCCGGTGCTGATGCTGACCGCGCGCGACAGCCTCGACAACAAACTCGCCGGCTTCGATTCGGGCGCCGACGATTACCTGATCAAGCCGTTCGCGTTGCAGGAAGTCGAAGTGCGCCTCAACGCGCTGTCGCGTCGCGGCCGCGGCGTGCAGACCCGCGTGCTCAACGCCGCCGATCTGGAATACAACCTCGACACCCTGGAAGTGCGCCGCCAGGGCAAGCTGCTGCAGCTCAACCCGACCGCGCTGAAGATCCTGCAGGCGCTGATGGAAGCCTCGCCGGCGGTGGTCACGCGACAGGAACTGGAGACCCGCGTGTGGGGCGAGGAATTGCCCGACTCCGACAGCCTGCGCGTGCACATCCACGGCCTGCGCGCGGTGGTCGACAAGCCGTTCGACACGCCGCTGATCCAGACCCGTCACGGCATCGGTTATCGCATCGCAGCGCCCGAAAGCAACGGTTGA
- a CDS encoding sensor histidine kinase, translating to MSRTQLRTALADAAFWTGLAVFNLTLAVVFGGMSSGSTLISVLLSLELWAIGGAMRRIALRRHWFELGPVRLALRLLLCIGLGATLAQLLLIPVLRLALIQGWVSLPQSTGFRPAMLFVYWANTAFMLGLWAALWSWTMAMQRYREGEIARLNAESLRNAFELDALRARLNPHFVFNALNNLRALINEDTERARELVTRLSNTLRHALDHSQREQASLAEELAVVEDYLAVEAVHYEDRLRVQRDIDANALNARLPPMALQLLVENAVKHGIACTPGGGELSVRAHCENAALHIEVGNPGRIDPEPARRGVGLAYLRTRLAHGGNAGRFELRQRGNRVIAQLEIPQ from the coding sequence ATGTCGCGAACGCAATTGCGTACCGCCCTCGCCGACGCCGCGTTCTGGACCGGCCTGGCCGTGTTCAACCTGACGCTGGCGGTGGTGTTCGGCGGCATGAGCTCGGGCTCGACCCTGATCAGCGTGCTGTTGTCGCTGGAGCTGTGGGCGATTGGCGGCGCGATGCGGCGCATCGCGTTGCGGCGGCACTGGTTCGAACTCGGACCGGTCCGGCTGGCGCTGCGTTTGCTGCTGTGCATCGGGCTCGGCGCGACCTTGGCGCAGCTGCTGTTGATCCCCGTGTTGCGGCTGGCGTTGATCCAGGGCTGGGTGTCGTTGCCGCAATCGACCGGTTTTCGCCCGGCGATGCTGTTCGTGTACTGGGCCAACACCGCGTTCATGCTGGGCCTGTGGGCCGCGCTGTGGAGCTGGACCATGGCGATGCAGCGCTATCGCGAAGGCGAGATCGCGCGTCTCAACGCCGAGTCGCTGCGCAACGCGTTCGAACTCGATGCGCTGCGCGCGCGCCTGAACCCGCATTTCGTGTTCAACGCGCTCAACAACCTGCGCGCGCTGATCAACGAGGACACCGAGCGCGCGCGCGAACTGGTCACGCGGCTGTCCAACACCTTGCGCCATGCCCTGGATCACAGCCAGCGCGAGCAGGCCAGCCTGGCCGAGGAACTCGCCGTGGTCGAGGACTACCTCGCGGTCGAGGCGGTGCATTACGAGGATCGCCTGCGTGTGCAGCGCGACATCGACGCGAACGCGTTGAACGCGCGGTTGCCGCCGATGGCGCTGCAACTGTTGGTCGAGAACGCGGTCAAGCACGGCATCGCGTGCACGCCCGGCGGCGGCGAACTCAGCGTGCGGGCGCATTGCGAAAACGCAGCGCTGCACATCGAGGTCGGCAATCCCGGTCGCATCGATCCCGAGCCGGCGCGACGCGGGGTCGGTCTGGCCTATCTGCGCACGCGCCTGGCCCATGGCGGCAACGCCGGACGTTTCGAACTCAGGCAACGCGGCAACCGGGTGATCGCGCAGTTGGAGATACCGCAATGA
- a CDS encoding alpha/beta fold hydrolase, protein MNPLSRSRFLRRIALAAAVLIAAGSAQAKTVQFQELSVEVVGEGRPVLMIPGLNSAGETWRETCAALQADHVQCHIVQLPGFAGAPAVKTDRFVDSMRDRLLAYIKDRKLAKPVVMGHSLGGFIALEMAIEQPKAIDRLVIVDSLAFLGALQNPAATAESVKPMAEAMRKRMTEQDAETYRLGVANAVKGMSLDEKRVATLVQWGEASDRATTAQAMYEMMTTDLRPQLAKIKTPTLLLGSWAAYASYGATKESTTAIFKAQYATLDGVRIELSQAGYHFLMWDDPKWLQDQVRGFIDAGAGHGG, encoded by the coding sequence ATGAACCCGCTCTCCCGTTCGCGTTTCCTGCGTCGTATCGCATTGGCCGCCGCTGTGTTGATCGCGGCCGGCAGCGCGCAGGCCAAGACCGTGCAGTTCCAGGAATTGTCCGTCGAGGTCGTCGGCGAGGGCCGGCCGGTGCTGATGATTCCGGGCCTCAACAGCGCCGGCGAGACCTGGCGCGAGACCTGCGCGGCGCTGCAGGCGGACCATGTGCAATGCCACATCGTGCAATTGCCCGGTTTCGCCGGCGCGCCGGCGGTCAAGACCGATCGCTTCGTCGATTCGATGCGCGACCGTCTGTTGGCCTACATCAAGGATCGCAAGCTGGCCAAGCCGGTGGTGATGGGGCATAGCCTGGGCGGGTTCATCGCGCTGGAGATGGCGATCGAGCAGCCCAAGGCCATCGACCGTCTGGTGATCGTGGACTCGCTGGCGTTCCTGGGCGCGTTGCAGAACCCGGCCGCGACCGCCGAGTCGGTCAAGCCGATGGCCGAGGCGATGCGCAAGCGGATGACCGAGCAGGATGCCGAGACCTACCGTCTGGGCGTCGCTAACGCGGTCAAGGGCATGAGTCTGGACGAAAAGCGCGTGGCCACTTTGGTCCAATGGGGCGAGGCCAGCGACCGCGCCACCACCGCGCAGGCGATGTACGAAATGATGACCACCGACCTGCGTCCGCAGTTGGCGAAGATCAAGACGCCGACCCTGCTGCTCGGCTCGTGGGCGGCCTACGCCAGCTACGGCGCCACCAAGGAGTCGACGACCGCCATCTTCAAGGCCCAGTACGCCACGCTGGACGGCGTGCGTATCGAGCTGAGCCAGGCCGGTTACCATTTCCTGATGTGGGACGATCCGAAGTGGCTGCAGGATCAGGTGCGCGGCTTCATCGATGCCGGCGCCGGCCACGGCGGTTGA
- the metF gene encoding methylenetetrahydrofolate reductase [NAD(P)H], with product MLPISFEFYPPKTDEQRGQLDKTAIKLKPYAPIYVSCTFGAGGSTLNYTPETIRRLRAKHKLDAAPHLSCVGGTRAEIRELLQLYREIGCKRLVTLRGDLPSGMASAGDLRYANELVEFIRAETGDHFHIEVAAYPETHPQARDAHSDLENFKRKVRAGADGAITQYFYNADAYFRFVDDVRAAGIDIPIVPGIMPISNFSQLRRFSDLCGAEIPRWVAQRMQAYGDDVDSIREFGADVVARLCSRLIEGGAPGLHFYTLNLSKPTLTVLSRIA from the coding sequence ATGCTGCCGATCAGCTTCGAGTTCTATCCCCCCAAGACCGACGAACAACGCGGTCAGCTCGACAAGACCGCGATCAAGCTCAAGCCGTACGCACCCATCTACGTGTCGTGCACCTTCGGCGCCGGCGGCTCGACCTTGAACTACACGCCCGAGACCATTCGCCGGCTGCGCGCCAAGCACAAGCTCGACGCGGCGCCGCACCTGTCCTGCGTCGGCGGCACCCGCGCCGAGATCCGCGAGCTGTTGCAGTTGTATCGCGAGATCGGCTGCAAGCGGCTGGTCACCCTGCGCGGCGATCTGCCCTCGGGCATGGCCAGCGCCGGCGACCTGCGCTACGCCAACGAACTGGTCGAATTCATCCGCGCCGAAACCGGCGACCATTTCCATATCGAAGTGGCGGCCTATCCGGAAACCCATCCGCAGGCGCGCGACGCGCATTCGGATCTGGAGAATTTCAAGCGCAAGGTCCGCGCCGGCGCGGACGGCGCGATCACCCAGTATTTCTACAACGCCGATGCGTATTTCCGCTTCGTCGACGACGTGCGCGCGGCCGGCATCGACATCCCGATCGTGCCGGGCATCATGCCGATCTCCAACTTCAGCCAGCTGCGCCGCTTCTCCGATCTGTGCGGCGCGGAGATTCCGCGCTGGGTCGCGCAGCGCATGCAGGCCTACGGCGATGACGTCGACAGCATCCGCGAATTCGGCGCCGACGTGGTCGCGCGCCTGTGCAGCCGCTTGATCGAAGGCGGCGCGCCGGGCCTGCATTTCTACACGCTGAACTTGTCCAAGCCCACGCTGACGGTGTTGTCGCGCATCGCCTGA
- a CDS encoding GNAT family N-acetyltransferase, translating into MTDHPLDNPIWRSLRSRHRALAVGDTRVARYPAQIAPFLGVAEDAADIEDLLPSLLPPGDTALLLARTPAVSTRWELRHITDLAQMICPEPIEVSPHDDTARIVELDASHRDDVLALTALVYPHYFRPHTMQLGRYFGIYHDGRLAAMAGERMGTDDYTELSAICTHPDFLGRGHARQLLIFLSNDNHARGRIPFLHVSHENPRAIGLYERNGYRMRQDIAFWSLRQRDE; encoded by the coding sequence ATGACCGATCACCCACTCGACAACCCGATCTGGCGATCGCTGCGCAGCCGTCACCGGGCGCTCGCCGTCGGCGACACGCGCGTCGCGCGTTATCCGGCGCAGATCGCGCCGTTCCTCGGCGTGGCGGAAGACGCGGCCGACATCGAAGACCTGTTGCCGTCGCTGCTGCCGCCGGGCGACACCGCGCTGCTGCTCGCGCGCACCCCCGCGGTGTCGACGCGATGGGAGCTGCGCCACATCACCGATCTGGCCCAGATGATCTGCCCCGAACCAATCGAGGTGTCGCCGCACGACGACACCGCGCGCATCGTCGAACTCGACGCGAGCCATCGCGACGACGTACTCGCGCTGACCGCGCTGGTGTACCCGCACTACTTCCGCCCGCACACCATGCAACTGGGCCGCTACTTCGGCATCTACCACGACGGCCGCCTCGCCGCGATGGCCGGCGAGCGCATGGGCACCGACGACTACACCGAACTGAGCGCCATCTGCACTCATCCCGATTTCCTCGGTCGCGGCCACGCGCGCCAGTTGCTGATCTTCCTGTCCAACGACAACCATGCGCGCGGCCGCATCCCGTTTTTGCACGTGAGTCACGAGAACCCGCGCGCGATCGGCTTGTACGAGCGCAACGGCTATCGGATGCGGCAGGATATTGCGTTTTGGTCGTTGCGGCAGCGGGACGAATAA
- a CDS encoding sensor histidine kinase — MASGDPSASRLKKKKRFRRRLRSRIILSFVLLGFGLTAMFAFATNWTRTRVENQIVEDVMNRNIDEYARQFYSAPNAKPEFGVQQMLGRVVKSDRFESLRTEQPDWYELPDGIHNIQGKNADGSPFSYKLGVRKTPTEWFFLAYDMTQATRGEAQFNRAIYLSVLVFTLFSLLVGWWAASRVMSPVSELANRLKRSGRSSQSEALAAHFPDDEVGQLAEALDDYAERLTNVVQRDREFNADVSHELRTPLAVIKGAVELLLSRPDIEDKTRNRLLRIQRAEQQCTDLISALLLLSRNERGHGATDIAKLSEQLLEAHRAQLGGKALALRVEGERGLVVDAPEAAVAVALGNLIGNAVKYTTQGEVVVRLHPRSVEVIDSGPGLSAEDAAKLFERGYRGTHAGHSQGGGIGLSIVRRLCELYGWDVRVKPGETVGVVATLKFERVD, encoded by the coding sequence GTGGCCTCAGGGGACCCGTCCGCATCGCGGCTGAAAAAGAAGAAGCGCTTCCGGCGGCGGTTGCGCAGTCGCATCATCCTATCTTTCGTATTGCTGGGTTTCGGCCTGACCGCGATGTTCGCCTTCGCGACCAACTGGACGCGCACGCGGGTCGAGAATCAGATCGTCGAAGACGTGATGAATCGCAACATCGACGAGTACGCGCGCCAGTTCTATTCGGCGCCGAACGCCAAGCCCGAGTTCGGCGTGCAGCAGATGCTCGGGCGGGTCGTGAAAAGCGACCGCTTCGAATCGCTGCGCACCGAGCAGCCCGACTGGTACGAACTGCCCGACGGCATCCACAACATCCAGGGCAAGAACGCGGACGGCAGCCCGTTTTCGTACAAGCTCGGGGTGCGCAAGACGCCGACGGAGTGGTTCTTCCTTGCCTACGACATGACCCAGGCGACCCGAGGCGAAGCGCAGTTCAACCGCGCGATCTATCTGTCGGTGCTGGTGTTCACCCTGTTCTCGTTGCTGGTCGGCTGGTGGGCGGCGTCGCGGGTCATGAGCCCGGTGTCGGAGCTGGCCAACCGGCTCAAGCGCTCGGGCCGCAGTTCGCAGTCCGAGGCCTTGGCCGCGCACTTCCCGGACGACGAAGTCGGTCAGCTGGCCGAGGCGCTCGACGATTACGCCGAGCGCCTGACCAACGTGGTCCAGCGCGACCGCGAGTTCAATGCCGACGTCAGCCATGAGCTGCGCACGCCGCTGGCGGTGATCAAGGGCGCGGTCGAACTGCTGCTGTCGCGGCCGGACATCGAGGACAAGACTCGCAACCGGTTGTTGCGTATCCAGCGCGCCGAGCAGCAATGCACCGACCTGATCAGCGCGCTGCTGCTGTTGTCGCGCAACGAGCGCGGCCATGGCGCGACCGATATCGCCAAGTTGTCGGAACAGTTGCTCGAAGCGCATCGCGCGCAGCTCGGCGGCAAGGCGCTGGCGTTGCGGGTGGAAGGCGAGCGCGGCCTGGTGGTCGACGCGCCGGAAGCCGCGGTGGCGGTGGCGCTGGGCAACCTGATCGGCAACGCGGTCAAGTACACCACCCAGGGCGAGGTCGTGGTGCGACTGCATCCGCGCTCGGTCGAGGTGATCGATTCCGGCCCGGGCCTGAGCGCCGAGGACGCGGCCAAACTGTTCGAGCGCGGTTACCGCGGCACTCACGCCGGTCATTCGCAGGGCGGCGGCATCGGTCTGTCGATCGTGCGCCGCTTGTGCGAGCTGTATGGCTGGGACGTGCGGGTGAAGCCGGGCGAGACGGTCGGGGTGGTGGCTACGTTGAAGTTCGAGCGGGTGGATTGA
- a CDS encoding branched-chain amino acid transaminase: MQYPEWIWHNGAIKRWAEATTHVMSHALHYGSSVFEGIRTYDTPNGPIIFRLNDHNTRLFASAKIYDMGIPYSLEQINAACHEVIKANGNTTDYLRPVAYRGLGGFGLSADTPTDVAVATWKMGQYLGASVLEEGIDACVSSWQRFAPNTIPAGAKAGGNYLSGQLVAREARRLGFGEGIALASTGLLSEGAGENLFLVFNGALHTTPVSAALLNGLTRNTIITLARDVGIEVVERDLPREYLYLCDELFMCGTAAEITPIRSVDGRQVGTGRRGPVTERIQELFFGLFNGKTADKYGWLEAVK; the protein is encoded by the coding sequence ATGCAATACCCCGAATGGATCTGGCACAACGGTGCGATCAAGCGCTGGGCCGAAGCGACCACCCACGTCATGTCGCACGCGCTGCATTACGGCTCGTCGGTGTTCGAAGGCATCCGCACGTACGACACGCCGAACGGCCCGATCATCTTCCGTCTGAACGACCACAACACGCGTCTGTTCGCCTCGGCGAAGATCTACGACATGGGCATTCCGTATTCGCTCGAGCAGATCAACGCTGCCTGCCATGAAGTCATCAAGGCCAACGGCAACACCACCGATTACCTGCGTCCGGTCGCGTACCGCGGCCTGGGCGGCTTCGGCCTGTCGGCCGACACCCCGACCGACGTCGCCGTGGCGACCTGGAAGATGGGCCAGTACCTCGGCGCCAGCGTGCTCGAAGAAGGCATCGATGCCTGCGTGTCGAGCTGGCAGCGGTTCGCGCCCAACACCATCCCGGCCGGCGCCAAGGCCGGCGGCAATTACCTGTCGGGCCAGCTGGTCGCGCGCGAAGCGCGTCGCCTGGGCTTCGGTGAAGGCATCGCGCTGGCTTCGACCGGCCTGCTGTCGGAAGGCGCGGGCGAGAACCTGTTCCTGGTCTTCAACGGCGCGCTGCACACCACCCCGGTCAGCGCCGCGCTGCTCAACGGCCTGACCCGCAACACCATCATCACCCTGGCGCGCGACGTCGGCATCGAAGTGGTCGAACGCGATCTGCCGCGCGAATACCTGTACCTGTGCGACGAGTTGTTCATGTGCGGCACCGCCGCCGAGATCACCCCGATCCGCTCGGTCGACGGCCGTCAGGTCGGCACCGGCCGTCGCGGCCCGGTGACCGAGCGCATCCAGGAGCTGTTCTTCGGCTTGTTCAACGGCAAGACTGCGGACAAGTACGGCTGGCTGGAAGCGGTCAAGTAA
- the rimK gene encoding 30S ribosomal protein S6--L-glutamate ligase, producing the protein MKLAILSRNTKLYSTRRLVEAAREHGHSVRVLDPLRCYMRIASDGFQMHYKGREIAGYHAVIPRIGASVTRYGSAVLRQFELMETYTPNTSDAILRARDKLRSHQLLAAQRIGLPATVFGDNPDDTADLLSMLGPPPHVIKLNEGTQGAGVMLTEKLSASKGVIEALRGLYANFLVQEFVAEAKGADLRCFVVGGSVVAAMKRQAPKGDFRSNLHRGGTAKGVRASAAEQEVAVRAAQVLGLGVAGVDLIRSDRGPLVLEVNASPGLEGIEEASGVDVASEIIQYVSGRIQLKTPKRAGGKR; encoded by the coding sequence ATGAAGCTCGCGATCCTGTCGCGCAACACCAAGCTCTATTCGACGCGCCGTCTGGTCGAAGCCGCGCGCGAGCACGGCCACAGCGTGCGCGTGCTCGATCCGCTGCGCTGCTACATGCGCATCGCCTCGGACGGGTTCCAGATGCATTACAAGGGCCGCGAGATCGCCGGTTACCACGCGGTGATCCCGCGCATCGGCGCCTCGGTCACGCGTTACGGCTCGGCGGTGCTGCGTCAGTTCGAACTGATGGAGACCTACACGCCCAACACCTCCGACGCGATCTTGCGCGCGCGCGACAAGCTGCGCAGCCATCAGCTGCTGGCCGCGCAGCGCATCGGCCTGCCGGCGACGGTGTTCGGCGACAACCCCGACGACACCGCCGACCTGCTGTCGATGCTCGGCCCGCCGCCGCACGTGATCAAGCTCAACGAGGGCACCCAGGGCGCGGGCGTGATGCTGACCGAGAAGCTGTCGGCGTCCAAGGGCGTGATCGAAGCGCTGCGCGGCCTGTACGCGAATTTCCTGGTGCAGGAGTTCGTCGCCGAGGCCAAGGGCGCCGATCTGCGCTGTTTCGTGGTCGGCGGCTCGGTGGTCGCGGCGATGAAGCGGCAGGCGCCCAAGGGCGATTTCCGCTCCAACCTGCACCGCGGCGGCACCGCCAAGGGCGTGCGCGCCAGCGCGGCCGAGCAGGAGGTCGCGGTGCGGGCGGCCCAGGTCCTGGGCCTGGGCGTGGCCGGTGTCGACCTGATCCGTTCCGACCGGGGCCCGCTGGTCCTGGAGGTCAACGCCTCGCCGGGCCTGGAGGGCATCGAGGAGGCCAGCGGGGTCGACGTGGCCAGCGAAATCATCCAGTACGTGTCCGGCCGAATCCAGCTCAAGACCCCCAAACGCGCCGGCGGAAAACGCTGA